The Methanofollis ethanolicus genome contains the following window.
GGGCAGGGCGATCCGCATCGCCTGCGGCAGGATGATGTGCCTGATCGCCTGGAAGCGGGTCATGCCAAGGGACCGCGCCGCAGTCATCTGCCCCTCGCTGATCGACTGGATCGCACCCCGGAAGATCTGGGACTGATACGCCGCCCCGCGGAGACCGAGTACCACAACGGCCACAACAAAAGGAGGGGCGTTACCCATGTTCAGCGAGGGGAAGATGCCCAGGAAGAAAAGGAAGAGGAGCACGAGCACCGGTAGACCCCTGAAGAACCAGACATATACCGAGATCACACTTTTTATCAGCCTGCTCCCGTAGATCTGGCCGAGAGCCATGGGAAGGCCGAAGATCAGCCCGACCCCGAGAGAGGCCAGGACAAGACCCAGTGTTTCTATAAGACCCCCGAAAAGGAAGGGGAACCAGTCCAGCAGGATAGCTATGACGTCCATGTTCAGTCCCTATCGACCGTGTCCGGGATCGGCCAGACCCTCAGAATTTCGGAAATCGTTTCGAATACTCATACTTTGCCCGCATTTGAGAAAAGGTTTGGGGTTTGCCGCTGCTTCCGGTTGGCGAAAAATGGGGAATGACGGGGATACCGCCTCAGTTCATCTCGTATTTCTCAAGGAGTTCCTGCCACTTCGGCGATGCCATCAGTTCGGTGAGTCCCTCATTGATGGTGGCGAGGAGTTCGGAGTCATCCTTGCGGATGGCGA
Protein-coding sequences here:
- a CDS encoding amino acid ABC transporter permease, with product MDVIAILLDWFPFLFGGLIETLGLVLASLGVGLIFGLPMALGQIYGSRLIKSVISVYVWFFRGLPVLVLLFLFFLGIFPSLNMGNAPPFVVAVVVLGLRGAAYQSQIFRGAIQSISEGQMTAARSLGMTRFQAIRHIILPQAMRIALPGWSNEYPTVLTDTAICYAIGVQELLTRTTYIVAQTYITMPIYLAAAGIYILLNYAGMKVLTVLEKKTSIPGFGQGAL